GCGTATCCGactcggtggtcggtggtccgACTTCGGTTGGACCAATCAAGAGTTGGTCACCGTCGGGAAACCACGCATCAAGTGTAGTTGGGTTCAGTATCCGAGTCGCCGCTCGCACAAGGATTACGGGAGTCGTTTCTGGCCTACCCGAAATATTACCGAGAGGAACCCAGAATCCTGGATATACCTCTGGATTCTTGAAGCACACGATGGCGGCACACGCCGAACCGGAGGAGCAGAGTGCCCCGGGTGATCGGGTGCTAAGCTTCTACCGGAACTCCACCGTTCTGCTGACCGGTGGGACCGGCTTCCTTGGAAAGGTGCTGCTCGAAAAGATCCTACGCTGTCTGGGCGTACGGAAGGTGTTCCTGCTGATCCGCTCGAAGGacaaccggaagccggccgAGCGACTACAACGGCTGCTCGAGGACGCGGTAAGTGGGCGCTGCCATGAGCTAAGGCCCTCGAACACGAAACTCAGACTTCCGCCAGAACGAGTGGGCCTTTGAAACGAAATCGACGAAAGGTTTTCGACAGGTTACGGGAGGGAACGACGTCGGAGCAACTGTTGGAGCGACTGGAAGCGGTCGAGATTTCACTGGACGCCGACCGACTCGGGATGGAAGCGACGGCCGAGGCACGACTCCTGACCGAAACGGAGCTCGTCTTCAACGTGCTGGCGTCGGTGAAGTTTAACGAGAGTGTCAAaaacgccatcgccaccaacgTCGGCGGTACGCAGAAGGTGCTGGCGTTGGCCCGCCGAATGTCTCGGCTGAAGGCCATAGTCCACGTGTCCACCCTGTACTCGCACTGCGATCGGACCACGATCGAAGAGCGAGTCCATCAGGACGGGCAGCTTAATCCGGCGACCGTTCTGCAGGTATGTCTCGAAGCCATGCTCAATCCAGCATCGATCCGCATCTCTCGAATTATCGGTTCTTAGCTTTCCAGCACTCTGTCCGCGGAAGAAATGGACCAGCTACGGCACTGCCTGGTGGGGCACCTCCCGAACACCTACACGTTCAGCAAGCGTTGTGCCGAGGCGCTGATTGCCCAGGAGTTTTCCGACCTGCCCGTCGGTAtcttccggccaccgatcggtaaGTATTTCCGAATCTAGCTTCAGGATCTCCAGAATCTTCCACAAGAACAACTCTTCCGAGTTGCAGTGCTCTCCACGTACCGAGAACCGAT
The sequence above is drawn from the Anopheles cruzii unplaced genomic scaffold, idAnoCruzAS_RS32_06 scaffold03570_ctg1, whole genome shotgun sequence genome and encodes:
- the LOC128277046 gene encoding fatty acyl-CoA reductase wat-like, encoding MAAHAEPEEQSAPGDRVLSFYRNSTVLLTGGTGFLGKVLLEKILRCLGVRKVFLLIRSKDNRKPAERLQRLLEDAVFDRLREGTTSEQLLERLEAVEISLDADRLGMEATAEARLLTETELVFNVLASVKFNESVKNAIATNVGGTQKVLALARRMSRLKAIVHVSTLYSHCDRTTIEERVHQDGQLNPATVLQLSSTLSAEEMDQLRHCLVGHLPNTYTFSKRCAEALIAQEFSDLPVGIFRPPIVLSTYREPIAGWTDNLNGPSGLCLWTVKGFIHVIHGNGRRKANLVPVDCCVNAMIVAGYDVAERSMVASRNGGVEPAHAGSTCDRDQLTVPTVYNYVYDKPNLTWGRYMSQASLGFDGLLHRLWW